In Candidatus Polarisedimenticolia bacterium, the DNA window CCGGATTGACCGGATCCAACGGGGCTGCCTGTCTGGTCGCCGCGGGCGCGGCGGCCCTCGTCCTGCTCTGGGTGCTGCGCCACCCGGTTCCGGCTCTTTCGGGAAAGGGGCGCTCCTCCGGGGTGACCATCGCCGCGACCGTCGCCGCGCTGGCCGCCTTTGTCCAGATCAGCAGCCTTGCCGTTTTCATGATCGACGCCACGAAGAGCGCCTATTCGTCGATCCCTTCGAGCGCATGGGAGGTCGAGCACTCCTGCCTTTCGGCCTACTTCGTCGCGGCGCAGGCCGCTCCGAACGTCTCGAACATCTACGAAGATTACCTATACTCGCTGCCCGACGATGTCGCGCCCGGGGTGCGCAATCCCCGCAAATTGGGGATCTTCAACGTCGACGTCTATGAATATCCGCCCCCGTTCCTGCTGCTGCCACGCGCTCTGCTCTCTTTGGCCCCCTCCTTCGATTCGCTGCGCGCGCTCTGGTTCGCCCTCAACGGCGGGGTGCTCCTTCTGGCCCTGTGGGCGGCGGCCCAATGCATGGGGCCGGAGGCCGGCCGGCGTGCCCTGCTCCTTTCCCCCCTGGTTTGGGTGGCCCTTCCCACGATCAGCGCCCTGCAGAAGGGGAACGTCCAGGTCCTGATGATCGCGATTTCGATGCTTGCCATGGTCCTGTTCGAGCGGCGGGCCTGGGCGGCCGGCGGCGCCTTGCTGGCCTTCGCGATCGCCAGCAAGCTCTTCCCCGGACTCCTCGTCGTCTATCTCCTCGCCCGGCGGCGATTCCGTGCGGTGGCGTGGACGGCCGCCTTCGGGTTAGCTTACGTCCTTCTGACGCTCGTGCTGCTCGGCTGGCAGCCTTACGCCGCCTTTCTCGATCACCTTCCGGGCCTCATCGGCGGCGAGGCGTTTCCGG includes these proteins:
- a CDS encoding glycosyltransferase family 87 protein; translation: MSRNILIASLAAMTGVFAFAAGAGLTGSNGAACLVAAGAAALVLLWVLRHPVPALSGKGRSSGVTIAATVAALAAFVQISSLAVFMIDATKSAYSSIPSSAWEVEHSCLSAYFVAAQAAPNVSNIYEDYLYSLPDDVAPGVRNPRKLGIFNVDVYEYPPPFLLLPRALLSLAPSFDSLRALWFALNGGVLLLALWAAAQCMGPEAGRRALLLSPLVWVALPTISALQKGNVQVLMIAISMLAMVLFERRAWAAGGALLAFAIASKLFPGLLVVYLLARRRFRAVAWTAAFGLAYVLLTLVLLGWQPYAAFLDHLPGLIGGEAFPAFRRDSAMAINLSIPGLVFKLRLFGAKGLSFPAAKMVGWVYTFIAVGATIVAGLRPAREDRKPQVWLAILILATLRSPFLPQAYGAFPAFWLLTLLAATSLPSGGVLALTAASWAALNVYWPTDWTIDSRLLAMANGLPQAVMVLLTVLALRRNPGLPAIPLNESEARRRMPQDVEALVS